One genomic segment of Erythrobacter sp. THAF29 includes these proteins:
- a CDS encoding DUF5060 domain-containing protein — MLRNLAFIAAPLVTFGLAACASQPKSLATEGAAADTACTSGPVTGSLLPRHEAGFIASGDKLYLIGGRGMKPVSIFDPATNHWTTGATPPIELHHFQPVVVGEEIWIVGAMTGPWPDETPVDRIWRYLPSEDRFVAGPSLPSGRLRGAGGVAFYGGRIWWAGGITDGHRRGSVAWLDSYDLETGRWETHPDAKFPRDHWQLVAHANRLYAAGGRATAHDQGRDFDATVAQGEIFDIVTNAWLPIDPRFTLPTPRAGLMAHGAHGRIAFAGGESGAQTAAHSEIEVYDTKSGEWGTATPLARGRHGSGIAVHDVNRFLASGSGNRGGEPELDDMECIAGLQPVIPTSARLHHPLAFDFTGPQTSEESVLNPFTDYRLAVTFTSPDGKTHTIVRGFYATDGDAANSSAGSGNVWRAIFTPDRLGEWRWAARFSSGPDIAIDRDWSNGSEVPLAVANGRFTVYPSDAEGDDWRAPGNGRLIARGGRYVRSGSGEVWLKSGTNSPENLLAYEGFDGTFRLGGNSRDGEASSGEELHRFAAHYKDLTSTVSLWQTGKGRGLIGAIDYLASKGVNAAYFLTWNIDGDGKDVWPFADPTDPTRFDVSKLDQWERAFQHMQANGIALHLVLQETENELLMDGGDTGRIRRLYLAELVARFGHHNALVWNLGEENGPVHWRPEGQDDEQRKAMIDWLTAIDPYDHPILLHTHSEPADKDTIAGPLLGYPGLDGLSLQISDPSKVHSETRKWDRLSREAGNPWVLSMDEIGPWQDGAITDAEAIDGHASLAREALWGHLLAGGSGVEWYFGAHHPHNDLTAEDFRSRETLWEISAGARRLLEETFDLATTRPCSARSLSLPCLTGTARNGRNSVTMVFIPAGEPVPNSIERLPASPIWRNSTNPLLPASRNPGRDQVLLFEPSN, encoded by the coding sequence TTGCTAAGGAATCTCGCATTCATTGCCGCGCCGCTCGTCACCTTCGGGCTGGCGGCGTGTGCGTCCCAACCGAAGTCCCTCGCGACTGAAGGCGCGGCAGCGGACACGGCCTGCACATCCGGTCCGGTTACCGGCAGCCTGTTACCCAGGCACGAGGCTGGTTTCATTGCATCGGGTGACAAGCTCTACCTGATCGGCGGTCGCGGAATGAAGCCGGTTTCGATTTTCGATCCCGCAACCAACCACTGGACGACCGGCGCGACGCCTCCGATCGAATTGCATCACTTCCAGCCAGTGGTTGTGGGTGAGGAAATCTGGATTGTAGGCGCGATGACCGGCCCATGGCCCGACGAAACGCCAGTCGACCGGATCTGGCGTTACCTCCCTTCGGAGGACAGGTTCGTTGCGGGTCCTTCGCTTCCTTCAGGCCGACTGCGCGGTGCGGGAGGGGTCGCATTCTATGGCGGAAGGATCTGGTGGGCGGGCGGCATCACCGACGGTCATCGGAGAGGATCGGTTGCCTGGCTCGACAGCTATGATCTCGAGACCGGACGTTGGGAAACCCATCCGGACGCGAAATTCCCACGTGATCATTGGCAATTGGTAGCTCATGCGAACCGCCTTTACGCTGCGGGAGGACGCGCCACTGCGCATGACCAAGGTCGCGATTTTGACGCGACGGTTGCGCAAGGTGAAATCTTCGACATCGTCACGAACGCCTGGCTACCTATCGACCCCCGTTTCACCCTGCCAACACCGCGCGCGGGTTTGATGGCGCATGGCGCGCACGGCAGAATCGCATTCGCAGGCGGTGAAAGCGGCGCGCAGACGGCGGCTCATTCTGAAATCGAGGTGTACGACACAAAAAGCGGTGAATGGGGAACCGCAACCCCGCTCGCTCGCGGGCGTCACGGAAGCGGAATCGCCGTGCATGACGTCAACCGGTTCCTGGCATCCGGCAGCGGCAATCGTGGCGGCGAACCCGAGTTGGACGACATGGAATGCATCGCTGGGCTTCAACCGGTCATTCCGACCTCGGCCCGGCTTCATCACCCGCTTGCATTCGACTTCACCGGTCCGCAAACGAGCGAAGAAAGCGTCCTTAATCCGTTCACCGATTATCGCCTCGCGGTCACTTTCACTTCGCCTGACGGGAAGACCCACACCATTGTGCGCGGATTCTACGCCACCGATGGCGACGCAGCGAACAGCAGTGCGGGATCGGGCAATGTCTGGCGCGCCATTTTTACGCCGGATAGGTTGGGTGAGTGGCGGTGGGCAGCCCGCTTTAGCTCTGGGCCGGATATTGCGATCGATCGGGATTGGTCGAATGGCAGCGAGGTTCCGCTGGCGGTCGCGAATGGCCGGTTTACTGTCTACCCGTCCGACGCCGAAGGGGATGACTGGCGCGCTCCCGGTAATGGTCGCCTGATTGCCAGAGGTGGCCGATATGTCCGCTCGGGCTCCGGCGAAGTGTGGCTCAAATCGGGCACCAACAGCCCGGAGAACCTTCTGGCCTATGAAGGCTTCGACGGGACGTTCCGCCTAGGAGGAAATTCCCGCGACGGAGAGGCGAGCAGCGGGGAGGAACTCCACCGCTTTGCCGCCCATTACAAAGATCTGACGAGCACGGTGTCACTCTGGCAAACGGGCAAGGGACGCGGGCTGATCGGCGCGATTGATTACCTTGCAAGCAAGGGCGTGAACGCCGCCTATTTCCTAACCTGGAACATCGACGGAGACGGCAAGGACGTGTGGCCCTTCGCCGACCCCACCGATCCCACGCGTTTCGATGTAAGCAAGCTCGATCAGTGGGAGCGCGCTTTCCAGCACATGCAGGCGAACGGTATCGCCCTGCACCTCGTGCTGCAGGAAACAGAAAACGAACTTCTGATGGACGGCGGGGATACCGGACGAATTCGCAGACTCTACCTTGCCGAACTCGTCGCGCGATTCGGCCATCACAACGCTCTCGTCTGGAATCTCGGAGAGGAGAACGGCCCCGTTCACTGGCGGCCCGAGGGCCAGGACGATGAACAGCGTAAGGCAATGATCGACTGGCTGACCGCCATCGATCCCTACGATCATCCCATCCTGCTCCACACCCATAGCGAACCGGCTGACAAGGACACCATTGCGGGTCCTTTGCTTGGCTATCCGGGCCTCGATGGCCTCTCGCTCCAGATATCCGACCCCTCGAAGGTCCATTCCGAGACACGCAAGTGGGACAGGCTTTCGCGAGAGGCCGGCAATCCCTGGGTTCTCTCGATGGATGAGATCGGACCGTGGCAAGATGGCGCAATTACCGATGCCGAAGCAATAGACGGACACGCAAGCCTCGCTCGCGAAGCGCTATGGGGACACCTCCTGGCGGGTGGATCTGGCGTCGAGTGGTATTTTGGCGCGCACCATCCCCACAACGATCTTACTGCCGAGGACTTTCGATCGCGGGAAACGCTATGGGAAATCAGCGCCGGCGCGCGGAGACTGCTCGAAGAAACCTTTGACCTCGCAACAACAAGGCCCTGCTCCGCGAGAAGCTTGTCCCTTCCGTGCCTGACCGGGACTGCAAGAAACGGACGAAACAGCGTCACGATGGTCTTCATTCCCGCGGGTGAACCGGTTCCGAATTCCATCGAACGATTGCCCGCTTCGCCCATCTGGCGAAACTCGACGAACCCGCTCCTGCCTGCATCACGCAACCCCGGAAGAGATCAAGTCCTCCTGTTCGAACCCTCCAATTAG
- a CDS encoding MFS transporter, which translates to MGRQGTSDRAVLVDEVDGYRFKPHEMPILPGSPANPDHPPARRAAYLVIGIFLGLLGGGQNGFLLANSSALQAEFAITPVEVGWLTVAFYSTYATMSMLLFRVRQEFGIQPFVRWAMAGLVAANFVQMVGPGYYPELAARAVAGISASGLSALSVYYLMQGLPPRLRVGGLIISLGLVQTAFPLTRAISPLLTIDGDITHVFEFQFALSLIGFGLVYLLRLPPGLRTNTFEKLDILSILLFIVGVSALCAFLVQGRIQWWDTPWLGYALVTAIFGLGGCFLIEANRKSPMLDLRWLSSKAILSLVVIGATVRILVAEQGFGASGMFGALGYGNEQLTDYFWVLTGATFGGMALSVIRLDPMDLTRPVLVAIFVICLAAFADTHTGVMTPPRDLYMTQAAIAFAAVFAIGPILMEGMLRALAAGQSYVIGFIAVFSLSQSVGGLAGISLLSAFHTIRLKTHLIDAGNTLTLSNLPLAQALSDAAQRVAPVQSDPVLRQQAAASRISQEVGREAAVLAFNDVFFLIGSLSAVTFIAIFIPWLVNKIRGRNPLARELAFLEAMLARTSK; encoded by the coding sequence ATGGGACGCCAAGGAACCAGTGACAGGGCAGTTCTCGTCGATGAAGTCGATGGCTATCGCTTCAAGCCGCATGAAATGCCGATCCTGCCGGGATCACCGGCAAACCCGGATCATCCACCGGCACGCCGCGCGGCTTATCTGGTAATCGGGATATTTCTGGGTCTTTTGGGGGGCGGACAAAACGGCTTTTTGCTCGCAAATTCATCCGCCTTGCAGGCCGAGTTCGCAATCACTCCGGTCGAGGTCGGATGGCTGACCGTCGCTTTCTATTCGACATATGCCACAATGAGCATGTTGCTCTTCCGGGTACGGCAGGAGTTCGGCATTCAACCTTTCGTGCGCTGGGCAATGGCGGGCCTTGTAGCGGCCAACTTTGTCCAGATGGTCGGACCGGGATATTATCCTGAATTGGCCGCACGCGCCGTCGCCGGGATCAGTGCAAGCGGCCTGTCCGCTCTGTCGGTCTACTATCTGATGCAGGGTCTGCCCCCAAGGCTGCGGGTGGGCGGGCTCATCATTTCACTGGGCCTCGTACAGACGGCCTTTCCGCTGACCCGTGCTATCTCGCCGCTACTCACGATCGATGGCGACATCACACATGTCTTTGAATTTCAGTTCGCCTTGTCACTCATCGGTTTCGGGCTTGTCTATCTGCTCCGACTTCCACCCGGTTTGCGAACGAATACGTTCGAGAAACTCGATATTCTCAGCATCTTGCTCTTCATCGTGGGCGTGAGTGCGCTGTGCGCCTTTCTGGTGCAGGGACGCATTCAGTGGTGGGATACTCCCTGGCTTGGCTACGCGCTCGTTACTGCAATCTTCGGTCTCGGCGGATGCTTCTTGATCGAGGCCAACCGCAAGAGCCCCATGCTTGACCTGCGCTGGCTATCAAGCAAGGCGATCCTCAGCCTCGTTGTGATCGGCGCAACGGTTCGCATCCTTGTCGCTGAGCAGGGCTTTGGGGCGAGCGGTATGTTTGGTGCACTCGGTTACGGCAACGAACAACTCACGGACTACTTCTGGGTGCTGACCGGCGCGACTTTTGGCGGCATGGCCCTGTCGGTGATCCGCCTCGATCCCATGGATCTCACGCGGCCCGTTCTCGTTGCAATTTTCGTCATTTGCCTCGCAGCATTTGCCGATACGCATACCGGGGTTATGACCCCCCCCCGGGATCTTTATATGACCCAAGCCGCCATTGCTTTCGCCGCCGTTTTCGCAATAGGGCCGATCCTGATGGAAGGCATGCTGAGAGCACTGGCTGCCGGGCAGAGCTACGTAATAGGTTTCATCGCTGTCTTTTCTCTTTCACAATCGGTCGGAGGGCTTGCCGGTATCTCGTTGCTCTCAGCATTTCATACCATTCGGCTCAAGACCCATCTGATTGATGCCGGGAACACGCTTACGCTGTCCAACCTGCCGCTTGCGCAGGCTTTGTCCGATGCTGCTCAGAGAGTCGCGCCGGTACAGTCGGATCCGGTCCTGCGTCAGCAGGCGGCAGCATCCAGGATTTCGCAGGAGGTCGGACGCGAAGCCGCGGTATTGGCATTCAACGATGTCTTCTTTCTTATCGGCTCACTTTCGGCGGTAACGTTTATCGCCATCTTCATACCGTGGCTCGTCAACAAGATCCGCGGCCGCAATCCACTCGCCAGGGAACTGGCCTTTCTTGAGGCCATGCTTGCAAGGACCAGCAAATGA
- a CDS encoding HlyD family secretion protein — protein sequence MTNSLSQSDPATEGFENASPEAETEKGWSPNLSRGRTAVAVLLVAAGILTALYAWGLPPFDSGEERTNNAYVRGRTTVVSPQVSGYLVEVPVTDFQRVEKDALLARIDDAPFRDKVQQALANVEAQEATFANSAQSLRSARAQLELQDAAVASARAALQKAQADMNRINELVDEGSVSLRERDQAQAALRQARAGVRQAKAQRAIAAENVRSVIVGQGALEAQVEAAAAAKDLAEIERSRTEVRAPSSGRLSEVTARVGQLVTAGSQLMYIVPDDLWVVANFKETQISDMAAGQRATLEIDALDGIELTGRVQSIAPAASSEFSLVKPDTGAGNFVKVPQRIAVRIVLDEGQEAAKRLGPGMSVVATVHTKD from the coding sequence ATGACGAACTCGCTTTCGCAGTCTGACCCCGCGACCGAAGGATTTGAAAATGCGTCACCAGAGGCGGAAACGGAGAAAGGCTGGTCACCCAACCTTTCGCGTGGCCGCACCGCGGTTGCGGTCCTGCTCGTTGCCGCCGGCATCCTGACCGCGCTCTATGCGTGGGGCCTCCCACCTTTCGACAGTGGTGAGGAGAGGACAAACAACGCCTATGTGCGCGGGCGGACAACGGTCGTCAGCCCGCAGGTTTCCGGGTATCTGGTCGAAGTGCCGGTGACCGATTTCCAGCGTGTGGAAAAGGACGCCCTGCTTGCCAGGATCGACGACGCGCCTTTCCGTGACAAGGTCCAGCAAGCATTGGCCAATGTAGAAGCACAAGAGGCCACGTTTGCGAACAGTGCGCAGAGCCTCCGGTCGGCCAGAGCCCAGTTGGAATTGCAGGACGCCGCCGTCGCGAGCGCACGCGCTGCTTTGCAAAAGGCGCAAGCCGACATGAACCGGATAAATGAATTGGTCGACGAAGGTTCAGTGTCGCTGCGCGAACGCGATCAGGCCCAGGCAGCGCTGCGCCAGGCACGGGCGGGAGTTCGCCAGGCCAAGGCGCAGCGCGCGATCGCGGCCGAGAATGTCCGATCGGTGATTGTGGGCCAAGGCGCGCTGGAAGCTCAGGTCGAAGCTGCCGCAGCTGCGAAAGACCTTGCCGAAATCGAGCGCTCTCGCACGGAAGTCCGTGCGCCAAGTTCCGGTCGCCTGAGCGAAGTTACGGCAAGAGTAGGCCAGCTCGTCACGGCCGGGTCTCAGCTCATGTATATTGTGCCGGATGATTTGTGGGTCGTGGCGAATTTCAAGGAAACCCAGATATCCGACATGGCGGCCGGCCAGCGCGCCACGCTTGAAATAGACGCACTGGATGGCATCGAATTAACCGGCCGTGTACAGAGCATTGCTCCGGCAGCTAGCAGCGAATTCAGCTTGGTCAAACCCGATACCGGCGCCGGAAATTTCGTCAAGGTTCCGCAGCGTATCGCCGTGCGTATCGTTCTCGACGAGGGGCAGGAAGCGGCCAAAAGGCTCGGGCCGGGCATGTCCGTTGTTGCAACCGTCCACACGAAAGACTGA
- a CDS encoding efflux transporter outer membrane subunit, whose protein sequence is MAHKSLCVLTVSILALSACVPALQQAPAGTAVAPPAEWRSNLGVTAPIEADWWNSFGDPQLSRLVERARLNNPDTRIAAARVREARATEQASRGFLLPAIGAGVEGGLQRDVSPFGRAQESAAIQPAFRATYELDLFGKNAARVDAAEAGVSASLAAQEATRLSVTAATASGYITLLSLYARLAVLEQTLEARALALKFARDRAEVGYSSQLELRQAEAEYQATAQLIPPLRSQIARQENALSVLSGDLPGAIERGGTLAELQLPLPPDTMPSELLRRRPDIAAAEYRLAAADAQMRAARADFMPAINLGATAGVTISDLLADPIGIWSIGGSILAPIFQGGRLKAQLDGATARRDQAAWAYRSVVLDALREVEDRMAFLSNLEDQETALRAQLDAVADALRHARNRYRAGYTPYIEQIDAQRALLGVELSLIQTRTDELTAMVGLYQATGGPPLSAKNVER, encoded by the coding sequence GTGGCGCACAAATCTCTTTGCGTTTTGACCGTATCAATTCTCGCTTTGTCGGCGTGCGTTCCCGCTTTGCAGCAGGCTCCCGCCGGGACGGCCGTAGCTCCACCAGCAGAATGGCGCTCGAATCTGGGTGTGACGGCTCCGATAGAAGCTGACTGGTGGAACAGCTTCGGCGATCCGCAGCTTTCTCGGCTGGTCGAGCGGGCCCGACTGAACAATCCGGACACCCGGATAGCTGCCGCACGTGTGAGGGAGGCCCGCGCAACCGAGCAAGCATCGCGCGGTTTCCTGCTCCCCGCGATCGGTGCTGGTGTCGAAGGCGGCTTGCAGCGCGATGTCTCGCCGTTCGGGAGAGCGCAGGAATCAGCCGCAATACAGCCCGCCTTCCGCGCCACTTACGAACTCGATCTTTTCGGCAAGAACGCGGCTCGCGTCGATGCTGCAGAGGCAGGAGTTTCGGCAAGTCTCGCAGCGCAGGAGGCGACGCGCCTTTCAGTCACTGCGGCTACGGCCAGTGGCTACATTACCCTCCTTTCTCTCTATGCAAGGCTGGCTGTGCTCGAGCAAACACTGGAGGCTCGGGCGCTGGCACTCAAGTTCGCGCGGGACCGGGCGGAAGTGGGCTACAGCTCACAGCTTGAGCTGCGTCAGGCAGAGGCCGAGTATCAGGCAACGGCACAGCTCATACCACCGCTGAGAAGCCAGATCGCGCGACAGGAAAACGCGCTCTCCGTTCTGTCCGGCGATTTGCCGGGCGCAATCGAGCGCGGCGGGACACTTGCCGAATTGCAACTGCCTTTGCCGCCCGATACCATGCCATCGGAATTGCTGCGCCGCAGGCCCGACATTGCTGCTGCGGAATACCGTCTCGCCGCGGCCGATGCCCAAATGCGTGCGGCGCGCGCGGACTTTATGCCTGCGATAAATCTTGGTGCGACCGCAGGCGTTACCATTTCCGACCTGCTCGCCGACCCGATCGGTATCTGGTCAATCGGAGGAAGCATCCTCGCTCCGATTTTTCAGGGAGGCCGCCTAAAGGCCCAGCTCGATGGTGCGACGGCCAGACGAGACCAGGCCGCATGGGCTTATCGATCAGTGGTTCTCGATGCGTTGCGAGAAGTCGAAGATCGTATGGCGTTTCTCTCCAATCTGGAGGATCAGGAAACGGCCTTGAGGGCGCAACTGGATGCGGTGGCCGATGCTTTGCGGCATGCGCGAAACCGCTATCGCGCCGGCTATACACCTTACATCGAGCAAATCGACGCGCAGCGGGCTCTTTTGGGAGTTGAGCTTTCGCTCATCCAAACGCGAACAGATGAACTCACCGCAATGGTTGGGTTATATCAGGCTACGGGCGGCCCACCTCTTTCCGCGAAAAACGTCGAACGATGA
- a CDS encoding CaiB/BaiF CoA-transferase family protein, giving the protein MSPVANQGALAGLRVIEMGQLLAGPFCGQLLGDMGADVIKIEPPGKGDPMREWGQGEEKVQWEVIARNKRSVTCNLRVPEGQQIARDLIAHADVLIENFKPGTLEKWNLSPESLHATNPGLIVARMSGYGQTGPYSSRAGFGGIGEAMGGWRYIVGDPDRPPARMGVSIGDSLCATYGAMGVLAALHHREKTGEGQVIDTALYEAVLQVMEGLVAEYDYNGIIRERSGSILPGIAPSNVYSCKDGPFMIGANNDAIFARLAQAMGRPELAEDERYSTHVARGKHQAELDELINRWTLTLTIDEVDALMVEYSIPAGRLYTAPDMLEDPHFKARESIIEVETEGHGKLKMQNAFPRFSKTRSGVRRPAPVTPGQHNEEVFTELLGWSAQDVAEKRERGVI; this is encoded by the coding sequence ATGAGCCCTGTCGCCAACCAGGGCGCCCTTGCGGGATTGCGGGTGATCGAGATGGGCCAGCTGCTTGCCGGCCCGTTTTGCGGCCAGCTGCTCGGCGATATGGGCGCAGACGTGATCAAGATCGAGCCACCCGGCAAGGGCGATCCTATGCGCGAATGGGGCCAGGGGGAAGAAAAGGTCCAATGGGAAGTGATCGCGCGCAACAAGCGCTCGGTAACCTGCAACCTGCGGGTCCCCGAAGGGCAGCAAATAGCCCGCGACCTCATCGCCCATGCCGATGTCCTGATCGAGAATTTCAAGCCCGGGACCCTCGAGAAATGGAACCTGTCTCCCGAGAGCCTTCACGCGACCAATCCCGGCCTGATCGTCGCCAGAATGTCCGGTTATGGGCAGACCGGGCCCTATTCCTCGCGCGCGGGTTTTGGCGGAATCGGCGAGGCGATGGGCGGTTGGCGCTACATTGTCGGCGATCCCGATCGTCCCCCTGCGCGGATGGGTGTATCGATCGGCGATTCGCTGTGTGCAACTTATGGCGCGATGGGCGTTCTGGCCGCGCTCCATCATCGCGAAAAGACGGGCGAAGGGCAGGTGATCGACACGGCGCTTTACGAGGCGGTTCTGCAGGTCATGGAAGGTCTCGTCGCCGAATACGATTACAACGGCATCATCCGGGAGCGCTCCGGTTCGATCCTGCCCGGCATCGCGCCCAGCAACGTCTATTCCTGCAAGGATGGTCCCTTCATGATCGGCGCAAACAACGACGCGATATTCGCGCGCCTTGCGCAGGCGATGGGGCGGCCCGAACTCGCCGAGGACGAGCGATACAGCACCCATGTCGCCCGCGGAAAGCACCAGGCCGAACTGGACGAGCTGATCAACCGGTGGACCTTGACGCTCACGATCGACGAGGTCGATGCCCTGATGGTTGAATACTCGATCCCTGCCGGTCGTCTCTACACCGCGCCGGACATGCTCGAAGACCCGCATTTCAAGGCGCGGGAGTCCATTATCGAGGTCGAAACCGAAGGGCACGGAAAGCTCAAGATGCAAAATGCCTTTCCGCGCTTTTCAAAGACCCGATCGGGCGTGCGCAGGCCTGCACCGGTAACCCCCGGCCAGCACAACGAGGAGGTCTTTACAGAATTGCTCGGCTGGAGCGCGCAGGACGTTGCCGAAAAGCGCGAACGGGGCGTGATCTAA
- a CDS encoding hydantoinase B/oxoprolinase family protein → MPAQIVETNTTPFARVELDPVTLDIIENALRNARIEMDATLVRTAMSPGIREQGDAFPLIADPAGKMIVGQFGSFIDGFLKSFEGTIEDGDMIFLSDPYSCEGAISHSNDWLVMLPVFKDGRLIAYTAMFGHQSDIGGMVPGSMPIEATSIFQEGVRIPPVKIWRRGEYNEDLMKLVMHQTRKPDWCQADLNALIASCRVAANRIVEMAERFGDDVYHSATQELLARNHRAMKALIGQAIPTEKASFEDYVCDDGKGYGPYKIKCTMWREGEKVILDFEGTDPQSAASINFYLNENMFKMFFGIYMIMVFDPQILFNDGFYDLIEVRIPEGSLLKPKFPAALSGRTHALGRIFDILGGLLGQGTPEFLNAAGFSSSPHLFYSGWDTREGKKDDWFQLFQIGFGGIPGRPLGDGPDGHSLWPGFTNVPNEFLERYFPLRIERYSTEPDSGGAGLHRGGNGIHMTYRFLADGNIAIHDDRWFVPPWGVNGGHPAKRATKILERVDGTTQIIGNKVENVTVKEGEQLHFITWGGGGWGDPLERDAELVALEVRQGLVTIEGARDYGVVVNDDFTVNQAGTDALREEIRKTRGDLPLFDFGPGIEALREACEEETGLPAPIQPVWSDRRAAGQPQ, encoded by the coding sequence ATGCCAGCACAAATCGTTGAAACCAACACAACGCCCTTCGCCCGTGTCGAGCTCGATCCGGTAACGCTCGACATCATCGAGAACGCGCTCCGCAATGCACGGATCGAGATGGATGCAACGCTGGTGCGCACCGCGATGTCACCCGGAATCCGCGAACAAGGGGACGCCTTTCCCCTTATCGCCGATCCGGCAGGGAAGATGATCGTCGGCCAGTTCGGAAGCTTCATCGACGGTTTCCTCAAAAGCTTCGAAGGCACGATCGAGGATGGAGACATGATCTTCCTCTCCGATCCCTACTCCTGCGAGGGAGCGATCAGCCATTCGAACGATTGGCTTGTGATGTTGCCGGTGTTCAAGGATGGCCGCCTGATCGCCTATACCGCGATGTTCGGCCACCAGTCGGATATCGGCGGCATGGTTCCCGGCTCGATGCCGATCGAGGCGACGTCCATCTTCCAGGAGGGCGTGCGCATTCCCCCTGTAAAGATCTGGCGCAGGGGCGAATACAACGAAGACCTGATGAAGCTGGTCATGCACCAGACCCGCAAGCCCGACTGGTGCCAGGCCGATCTCAATGCGCTGATCGCCAGCTGCCGGGTCGCGGCCAACCGGATTGTCGAGATGGCCGAACGGTTTGGCGACGACGTCTATCATTCGGCAACGCAGGAGCTGCTCGCCCGCAACCACCGCGCAATGAAGGCCCTGATCGGCCAGGCGATCCCAACCGAAAAGGCCAGTTTCGAGGACTATGTCTGCGACGATGGCAAGGGCTATGGCCCCTACAAGATCAAATGCACGATGTGGCGCGAGGGGGAAAAGGTCATCCTCGATTTCGAGGGCACCGATCCGCAAAGCGCGGCCTCGATCAATTTCTACCTCAACGAGAACATGTTCAAGATGTTCTTCGGCATCTACATGATCATGGTCTTCGACCCGCAGATCCTGTTCAATGACGGGTTCTACGATCTGATCGAGGTTCGAATACCCGAAGGCTCGCTGCTCAAACCCAAATTCCCTGCCGCGCTTTCCGGACGGACTCATGCGCTCGGAAGGATCTTCGATATCCTGGGCGGGCTGCTTGGCCAGGGAACCCCGGAATTTCTCAATGCGGCCGGTTTCTCTTCTTCCCCGCACCTGTTTTATTCGGGCTGGGATACCCGCGAGGGAAAGAAAGACGACTGGTTCCAGCTGTTCCAGATCGGATTCGGCGGGATTCCGGGGCGCCCGCTCGGCGATGGGCCTGACGGGCACTCGCTGTGGCCGGGCTTCACCAATGTTCCGAACGAATTTCTCGAACGATATTTCCCCTTGCGGATCGAACGCTATTCGACCGAGCCGGATAGCGGCGGCGCGGGTCTCCATCGCGGCGGCAACGGGATCCACATGACATACCGGTTCCTCGCCGATGGTAATATTGCGATCCACGACGACCGCTGGTTCGTCCCGCCCTGGGGCGTGAATGGCGGTCATCCTGCCAAGCGCGCCACCAAGATACTCGAGCGGGTCGATGGCACTACGCAAATCATCGGCAACAAGGTCGAAAATGTGACGGTCAAGGAAGGCGAACAGCTGCATTTCATCACGTGGGGTGGTGGCGGCTGGGGCGATCCGCTGGAGCGCGATGCCGAGCTTGTCGCGCTGGAGGTGCGCCAGGGACTGGTAACGATCGAGGGCGCGCGGGACTATGGTGTAGTCGTGAACGACGATTTCACCGTCAACCAGGCCGGGACCGACGCCTTGCGCGAGGAGATCAGAAAAACGCGCGGCGATTTGCCGCTGTTCGATTTCGGACCGGGGATTGAGGCCCTGCGCGAAGCCTGCGAAGAGGAAACCGGTCTCCCCGCCCCGATCCAGCCGGTCTGGTCCGACCGAAGGGCCGCAGGACAGCCGCAATGA